One region of Cloacibacillus sp. An23 genomic DNA includes:
- a CDS encoding GTP-binding protein, translating into MAKEHFVRNKPHLNIGTIGHIDHGKTTLTAAITKTLAR; encoded by the coding sequence ATGGCAAAGGAACATTTTGTACGTAATAAGCCGCACCTCAACATAGGTACGATAGGACACATCGACCACGGCAAGACGACGCTGACGGCGGCGATCACGAAGACGCTGGCGCGTCA